From one Formosa sediminum genomic stretch:
- the hemL gene encoding glutamate-1-semialdehyde 2,1-aminomutase: MKYTRSSALFAEAEQVIPGGVNSPVRAFKAVGGTPLFIKEAKGAYLIDEDNNTFIDYINSWGPMILGHAYPPVVNAIVEKAKLGTSFGAPTEIETEIAALAVSMVPNIDKIRFVNSGTEACMSAVRLARGYTGKEKIIKFAGCYHGHSDSFLIQAGSGAMTFGSPNSPGVTVGTAQDTLLAKYNDIAHVKSIIDANPNDIACVILEPVAGNMGCVPPQTKFLEQLRMLCDANNILLIFDEVMTGFRLARGGAQELFNVKADIVCFGKVIGGGLPVGAFAGREEIMNYLAPLGPVYQAGTLSGNPLAMAAGLAMLKALESDTEIFNRLAEKTEYLHKGIAKVLNDHNIVHTINRVGSMISVHFSETPVVDFETSATGNNENFKIFFHGMLEQGVYIAPSAFETWFITDALTYADLDATINAVHKVALTLKK; this comes from the coding sequence ATGAAATATACAAGAAGTAGTGCTTTGTTTGCTGAGGCAGAACAGGTTATTCCTGGTGGTGTAAATTCTCCAGTACGTGCCTTTAAAGCCGTGGGAGGAACTCCTCTTTTTATTAAAGAAGCAAAAGGCGCATATTTAATAGATGAAGATAACAATACATTTATAGATTATATAAATTCTTGGGGGCCTATGATTTTGGGGCATGCATACCCTCCAGTTGTAAATGCTATTGTTGAAAAAGCAAAATTAGGTACATCTTTTGGTGCACCTACAGAAATAGAAACCGAAATAGCTGCTTTAGCGGTGTCTATGGTTCCTAATATTGATAAAATACGTTTTGTTAATTCTGGAACAGAAGCATGTATGAGTGCTGTGCGTTTAGCTAGAGGATATACTGGGAAAGAAAAAATTATAAAATTTGCAGGATGTTATCACGGACATAGTGATTCATTTCTAATACAAGCAGGAAGTGGGGCTATGACCTTTGGTAGCCCTAACAGTCCAGGGGTAACTGTAGGTACAGCACAAGACACATTGTTGGCAAAGTATAATGATATTGCGCATGTGAAATCTATAATTGATGCAAATCCTAATGATATTGCATGTGTCATTCTTGAACCTGTTGCAGGTAATATGGGATGCGTTCCGCCACAAACAAAATTCTTAGAACAATTAAGAATGCTTTGCGATGCTAATAATATTCTTTTAATTTTTGATGAAGTTATGACGGGCTTTAGATTAGCAAGAGGAGGAGCTCAGGAATTATTTAATGTAAAAGCAGATATCGTGTGTTTTGGCAAAGTGATAGGAGGAGGATTGCCAGTTGGTGCTTTTGCAGGTCGTGAAGAAATTATGAATTATCTTGCTCCATTAGGTCCGGTCTATCAGGCAGGAACTTTAAGTGGTAATCCGTTAGCCATGGCAGCAGGATTGGCCATGTTAAAAGCTTTAGAAAGTGATACTGAAATTTTTAATCGTTTAGCTGAAAAAACAGAATATTTACATAAAGGAATTGCAAAAGTGTTAAACGATCATAATATTGTACACACTATAAATCGTGTTGGGTCTATGATTTCTGTACATTTTTCAGAAACTCCCGTTGTGGATTTTGAAACTTCTGCTACAGGGAATAATGAAAATTTTAAAATATTTTTCCATGGCATGCTAGAACAAGGTGTTTACATTGCGCCAAGTGCTTTTGAAACTTGGTTTATAACAGATGCATTAACCTATGCTGATTTAGATGCAACTATAAATGCTGTACATAAAGTAGCATTAACTTTAAAAAAGTAA
- a CDS encoding glucosaminidase domain-containing protein gives MKQIIIILLVSSVVFSCGSRKRYTTSSKQQTEYLRSRKFRHNKNETVNKTPETDTEVIPKVITNTSDYVKVYSSVAIEEMKLYHIPASITLAQGILESASGKGRLAIEANNHFGIKCHDWTGATVHHDDDADQECFRKYKDAKYSYRDHSLFLTERKRYSALFDLDIDDYKGWAKGLKAAGYATDRKYPDKLIALIERYELYNYDNQVTGKSTQSKYKPSKQDVHYVVKGDTLYSISRRYNISVQELQNINGLKDTNLSIGQELLVKS, from the coding sequence ATGAAGCAAATAATTATCATTTTGTTAGTGTCAAGTGTTGTTTTTAGCTGTGGGTCTAGAAAACGTTATACGACTTCATCTAAACAACAAACAGAATATTTAAGAAGTAGAAAATTTCGCCATAACAAAAATGAAACGGTTAATAAAACACCAGAAACAGATACTGAAGTTATACCTAAAGTGATAACCAATACTTCAGATTACGTTAAAGTATATAGTAGTGTGGCTATCGAAGAAATGAAATTATATCATATTCCAGCAAGTATTACTTTAGCTCAAGGTATTTTAGAATCCGCATCTGGTAAAGGCCGTTTAGCTATAGAGGCTAACAATCATTTTGGTATTAAATGCCACGATTGGACTGGCGCAACAGTTCATCATGACGATGATGCAGATCAAGAATGTTTTAGAAAATATAAAGATGCCAAATATTCGTATCGCGACCACTCTTTATTTTTAACCGAGCGCAAACGCTATTCGGCTTTATTTGATTTAGATATAGACGATTATAAAGGTTGGGCTAAAGGATTAAAAGCTGCAGGATATGCTACAGATAGAAAGTATCCAGATAAATTAATAGCGTTAATAGAACGTTATGAATTGTATAATTACGATAACCAAGTTACAGGTAAATCAACCCAATCAAAATATAAACCATCTAAACAAGATGTGCATTATGTTGTAAAAGGTGATACGTTATATTCTATTTCTAGACGCTATAACATTTCGGTTCAAGAACTTCAAAATATAAATGGTTTAAAAGATACTAATCTTTCTATTGGACAAGAATTATTAGTAAAATCTTAA
- the lipB gene encoding lipoyl(octanoyl) transferase LipB: MNKIIKLQDLGLRDYKDTWDYQEELFKQIVDLKIKNRREETTIPTPNYFLFVEHPHVYTLGKSGHMDNMLLTEAQLEEKGATFYKINRGGDITYHGPGQIVGYPILDLDNFFTDIHKYLRFLEEVIILTLNDYGIKSERSPGETGVWLDVGTPFARKICAMGVRASRWVTMHGFALNVNANLGYFDNIIPCGIRGKAVTSLNVELGIKEVDEAEVKTKIQKHFCALFESEFSLE; this comes from the coding sequence TTGAATAAAATAATAAAATTACAAGATTTAGGTTTAAGAGACTATAAAGATACTTGGGACTACCAGGAGGAATTATTTAAACAGATTGTAGATCTCAAAATTAAAAATAGGAGAGAGGAAACTACTATTCCTACACCTAATTATTTTCTATTTGTAGAGCATCCGCATGTATATACATTAGGAAAAAGCGGCCATATGGATAATATGCTGCTTACTGAAGCACAGCTAGAAGAAAAAGGGGCAACATTTTATAAAATTAATCGTGGTGGAGATATCACGTATCACGGACCAGGACAGATTGTTGGGTACCCTATTTTAGATTTAGATAATTTCTTTACCGATATACACAAGTATCTACGGTTTTTAGAAGAAGTTATTATTCTCACCTTAAATGATTATGGCATTAAATCTGAGCGTAGTCCTGGAGAAACAGGTGTGTGGTTAGATGTAGGTACACCTTTTGCAAGAAAAATTTGTGCCATGGGCGTACGCGCTAGTCGTTGGGTTACTATGCATGGATTTGCTTTAAATGTAAATGCTAATTTAGGATATTTTGATAATATTATTCCGTGTGGTATTCGTGGTAAAGCAGTAACTTCTTTAAATGTAGAATTAGGAATAAAAGAAGTTGATGAAGCTGAAGTTAAGACAAAGATTCAGAAACATTTTTGTGCCCTTTTTGAGTCTGAATTTAGTTTAGAATAA
- a CDS encoding endonuclease/exonuclease/phosphatase family protein, translating into MIQLLFKYKKKAYLLFWYAFLILIHFIIKDRFQPIVFLFNAVPLIVIIAYGFFLAFIIRKHRPLLLAILSINILLGIYWYSNYYFKTESIQVSQLQTRSLLFWNISRPEHLPLEDIFRKIEEHNPDILVFVEAKKIPETDLIAFTTKYPLYGIIQLQSEMMIAIKGQINETIYKRISTGSNCNMVTCTIKGEEIKILINDLFANPALSKRFDFEIIQSVIQTEQVDIIVGDFNTPYESAFFETFKTDFESFHNYNNGFSATWPSKFPLLEIDHIWISKTWQPLILDKEFNSNSDHGLLVGTYTLRP; encoded by the coding sequence ATGATTCAACTCCTTTTTAAATATAAAAAAAAAGCATACCTCCTTTTCTGGTATGCTTTTTTAATACTTATACATTTTATAATAAAGGACAGGTTTCAGCCTATTGTATTTCTCTTTAATGCCGTACCTCTAATAGTTATTATTGCTTACGGCTTTTTTCTTGCTTTTATTATTCGTAAGCACAGACCCCTTCTTCTCGCCATATTATCTATAAATATACTATTAGGTATATATTGGTATAGCAATTATTATTTTAAAACCGAATCCATCCAAGTCTCCCAATTACAGACGCGATCACTTTTATTTTGGAACATATCTCGTCCCGAGCATTTACCATTAGAAGATATTTTTAGGAAAATAGAAGAACACAATCCAGATATTCTTGTTTTTGTTGAAGCTAAAAAAATACCTGAAACAGATTTAATAGCCTTTACAACTAAATATCCTTTGTACGGAATTATACAATTACAAAGTGAAATGATGATTGCAATTAAAGGACAAATAAATGAAACTATTTATAAAAGAATCTCTACAGGATCTAATTGCAATATGGTAACATGTACCATAAAAGGTGAAGAAATTAAAATTTTAATTAATGATTTATTTGCCAATCCTGCTTTATCTAAAAGGTTTGATTTTGAAATTATTCAATCTGTAATACAAACAGAACAAGTAGATATTATAGTTGGAGATTTTAACACACCTTATGAAAGTGCATTTTTTGAAACTTTTAAAACAGATTTTGAAAGTTTTCATAACTACAATAATGGTTTTTCTGCGACCTGGCCAAGTAAATTTCCCCTCTTAGAAATTGACCATATATGGATTTCTAAAACATGGCAACCTCTTATTCTTGATAAAGAGTTTAATTCCAATTCAGACCATGGATTACTTGTAGGAACGTATACACTTAGACCATAA
- a CDS encoding YqaE/Pmp3 family membrane protein, with product MSIWRVILSIICPPLAVIGKGCGSVLIVFLLWLCGWVPGVIAALVILNNPKR from the coding sequence ATGAGTATTTGGAGAGTTATCCTATCAATTATATGTCCGCCTTTAGCTGTAATAGGTAAAGGTTGTGGCTCTGTACTTATCGTATTTTTATTATGGCTTTGTGGCTGGGTTCCTGGCGTAATTGCTGCATTAGTAATTTTAAATAATCCCAAACGATAA
- a CDS encoding T9SS sorting signal type C domain-containing protein: MLFKSTLIRSVYDLKYIFFIVLFAVLNTNAFGQTTNTWSPKGSWEAIPGDTNWNNSANWSLGRVPITTDKVVITYAHGDLYPVIDGNTANAYSINIESPRQLTIQNNAQLTVTEKITTNGKIIIDNNSIVNAKNFEITSGGGSALDMDASVLNIEEDIAINGPIDTGTKSTIYAENLTQSNSDLSQWIIDDSEVYVYNKLYTQKLIELVNGSIVQTKDLEMTNSGGSEWKLYDTSVLTVEEDLTLTSKMTLYNNASLIQTSTTDENTYGAFYQGELNIYRTVESVRNTDYVYWSSPIDNYDISNIGNTSHRYIWSPTVDHTGVYASNFGNWESASGSMIKGKGYIVRGGPSGHIDGGEYTQLFSLNLAKNGINYKFNNGPIEIPVFHGGYNGGTYNEDGSGDNGPSITKISNEDDNWNLIGNPYPSAISIEAFLTENVNIIEGGVRIWTHGTEIGDYDDPFYQDFVKNYTAADYITYTNLGSSTPPPGDSSDYIASCQGFFVSMRHDAASGSNVIFNNSMREYRFTYTNSNFYKTVETTQKSRIWLNLIAEETKSINTMLLGYTNGATKSKDPLYDSVIMDHNTMNIYSLIEEEPMIIQGRPLPFEITDKIPLGITLTTKDFFSIGISKVDGLFENNQDIYLEDTYTNVVHNLRNSPYQFTSEAGTFNDRFILGYQDKSLNIDDIIGDSEFKIIATKNFIKVSTSTNTINNIIVYDVLGRVIYQVNKLNASDVKLNQLKPTNSPLIVKAVLTNGTTKTQKVMY, encoded by the coding sequence ATGCTATTTAAATCTACACTAATAAGGTCAGTTTATGACCTTAAATACATTTTTTTTATTGTCCTTTTTGCTGTACTAAATACAAATGCTTTTGGACAGACGACAAATACTTGGAGCCCAAAAGGATCTTGGGAAGCTATTCCTGGTGACACCAATTGGAATAATAGTGCAAATTGGAGTTTAGGTAGAGTTCCTATCACTACTGACAAAGTCGTAATTACTTATGCTCATGGAGATTTATATCCTGTGATTGATGGAAATACTGCTAACGCATATTCTATAAATATTGAGTCTCCAAGACAACTAACTATACAAAATAATGCACAACTAACTGTCACAGAAAAAATAACAACAAACGGGAAAATTATTATAGATAATAATTCTATAGTAAATGCTAAAAATTTTGAAATCACCTCTGGCGGAGGTAGTGCACTAGACATGGACGCAAGCGTATTAAACATAGAAGAAGATATTGCTATTAATGGCCCTATTGACACAGGTACAAAAAGCACTATTTATGCAGAAAACCTGACCCAAAGCAACTCAGATTTAAGTCAGTGGATTATTGACGATAGTGAAGTCTATGTTTATAATAAATTATATACACAAAAACTAATAGAATTAGTTAATGGTTCAATCGTACAAACAAAAGATTTAGAAATGACTAACTCTGGCGGTAGTGAATGGAAATTATATGATACCTCTGTATTAACTGTAGAAGAAGATTTAACTCTTACATCCAAAATGACATTATACAATAATGCCAGTTTAATACAAACCTCTACAACCGATGAAAATACATATGGGGCTTTTTATCAAGGAGAGCTTAACATATACAGAACAGTAGAATCTGTTCGCAACACAGATTATGTATATTGGTCTTCTCCAATAGATAATTATGATATTTCTAATATAGGAAATACTTCACATAGATATATATGGTCTCCAACAGTTGATCATACTGGGGTTTATGCTAGTAATTTTGGAAATTGGGAATCTGCTTCTGGAAGCATGATAAAAGGTAAAGGTTATATAGTACGTGGTGGTCCTTCTGGACATATTGATGGAGGAGAATACACACAACTATTCAGCTTAAATTTGGCAAAAAATGGTATTAACTATAAGTTTAATAATGGTCCAATAGAAATACCAGTATTTCATGGAGGTTATAATGGAGGGACTTACAACGAAGATGGTTCTGGAGACAATGGACCCTCAATCACGAAAATTTCTAACGAAGATGATAACTGGAATTTAATAGGCAACCCGTATCCATCAGCCATTAGTATAGAAGCTTTTTTAACAGAAAATGTGAATATTATTGAAGGGGGTGTTAGAATATGGACACACGGTACAGAAATAGGAGATTACGATGATCCTTTTTATCAAGATTTTGTAAAAAATTATACTGCAGCCGACTATATAACTTATACAAATTTAGGATCAAGCACTCCTCCCCCTGGAGATAGCAGCGATTATATTGCGTCTTGCCAAGGATTTTTTGTTAGTATGAGACATGATGCAGCTTCTGGATCGAATGTAATTTTTAACAACTCTATGCGCGAATACAGATTTACTTATACAAATTCTAATTTTTACAAAACAGTTGAAACTACTCAAAAATCTCGTATTTGGCTAAATTTAATTGCAGAAGAAACTAAAAGTATTAATACAATGTTACTTGGTTACACAAATGGAGCCACAAAATCTAAAGATCCATTATACGATTCTGTAATTATGGATCATAACACAATGAACATTTATTCTTTGATAGAAGAAGAGCCTATGATTATTCAAGGTAGACCTTTACCTTTTGAAATTACAGATAAAATTCCACTAGGAATTACTTTAACAACAAAAGATTTTTTCTCAATAGGGATTAGCAAAGTAGACGGCTTATTTGAAAATAACCAAGATATTTATTTAGAAGACACTTATACAAATGTTGTACACAATTTGCGTAATTCTCCTTATCAGTTCACCTCTGAAGCAGGAACTTTTAACGATCGTTTTATATTAGGCTATCAAGATAAAAGCTTGAATATTGATGATATTATAGGAGATTCTGAATTTAAAATTATAGCAACTAAAAACTTTATAAAAGTAAGTACCTCTACAAACACAATTAATAACATTATAGTATATGATGTGTTAGGACGCGTAATTTATCAAGTTAATAAATTAAATGCTTCAGATGTAAAATTAAATCAGTTAAAACCAACCAACAGTCCTTTAATTGTAAAGGCAGTTTTAACAAACGGTACTACAAAAACACAAAAAGTTATGTATTAA
- the lysS gene encoding lysine--tRNA ligase — MSQLSEQEIVRRDKLSKLRELGINPYPADLYPLTHTSKQVKADFQEGKTVIVAGRLMSRRIQGNASFAEVQDSQGRIQVYFNRDEICSGEDKTKYNTVYKKLLDIGDFVGIEGELFTTKVGEKTIMVKDFTILSKSLRPLPQPRVDTEGKVHDAFTDPEQRYRQRYADLVVNPHVKEVFVKRTKLFNAMRGFFNDAGYFEVETPILQPIPGGAAARPFITHHNSLDIPLYMRIANELYLKRLIVGGFDGVYEFSKNFRNEGMDRTHNPEFTAMEIYVSYKDYNWMMDFCEKLLEHCATAVNGTTKAKFGEHEIDFKAPYARVTMADSIKDFTGFDITGKTEAEIRDAAKNMGIQVDDTMGKGKLIDEIFGEKCEGNYIQPTFITDYPKEMSPLCKEHRDNPELTERFELMVCGKEIANAYSELNDPIDQRERFEHQLKLAQKGDDEATEFIDYDFLRALEYGMPPTSGMGIGMDRLIMFLTNNQSIQEVLFFPQMRPEKKQVDMTEDEKAVFNILKTTSPIELNTLKTESQLSNKKWDKTIKGLTKLGIAKVDKTDEGLFVKLND, encoded by the coding sequence ATGTCGCAATTATCAGAGCAAGAAATCGTAAGAAGAGATAAGCTTAGCAAACTACGCGAGTTAGGAATTAACCCTTATCCAGCAGATCTTTATCCGTTAACCCACACAAGTAAACAGGTTAAAGCAGATTTTCAAGAAGGTAAGACCGTGATAGTTGCCGGCCGATTAATGTCTCGAAGAATACAAGGTAATGCGAGTTTTGCTGAAGTACAAGATAGCCAAGGACGTATACAAGTCTATTTTAATAGAGACGAGATTTGTTCTGGAGAAGACAAAACCAAATACAATACTGTATATAAAAAATTATTAGATATAGGTGATTTTGTAGGTATAGAAGGAGAATTATTTACAACTAAAGTAGGAGAAAAAACCATTATGGTAAAAGACTTTACTATTTTAAGTAAATCCTTACGTCCTTTACCTCAACCACGTGTAGATACCGAAGGGAAAGTACATGATGCTTTTACAGATCCAGAACAACGTTACAGACAACGTTATGCAGATTTAGTTGTAAACCCACACGTAAAAGAAGTTTTTGTTAAGCGTACAAAATTATTTAATGCTATGCGTGGCTTCTTTAATGACGCTGGTTATTTTGAAGTAGAAACGCCTATTTTACAACCTATTCCTGGTGGTGCTGCAGCACGCCCATTTATTACCCACCACAATAGTTTAGACATTCCATTATATATGCGAATTGCAAACGAGTTATACTTAAAGCGTTTAATAGTTGGTGGTTTTGATGGTGTATACGAGTTTTCTAAAAACTTCCGTAACGAAGGAATGGATAGAACACATAATCCAGAATTTACAGCCATGGAAATCTATGTATCTTATAAAGATTACAATTGGATGATGGATTTTTGTGAAAAACTATTAGAACACTGTGCTACTGCTGTAAATGGCACAACAAAAGCTAAATTTGGAGAACACGAAATAGATTTTAAAGCGCCTTATGCTCGAGTGACCATGGCCGATTCTATTAAAGACTTTACAGGTTTTGACATTACAGGCAAAACTGAAGCTGAAATTCGTGATGCAGCAAAAAACATGGGAATTCAAGTGGATGACACCATGGGTAAAGGAAAATTAATTGATGAAATTTTTGGTGAAAAATGTGAAGGAAACTATATCCAACCTACATTTATCACAGACTACCCAAAAGAAATGAGTCCGCTTTGTAAAGAGCACAGAGATAATCCAGAATTAACTGAACGTTTTGAGTTAATGGTTTGTGGTAAAGAAATTGCCAATGCATATTCAGAACTTAACGACCCAATAGACCAACGCGAGCGTTTCGAGCACCAATTAAAATTAGCTCAAAAAGGAGACGATGAAGCTACAGAATTTATTGACTACGATTTTTTACGTGCTCTTGAATACGGTATGCCTCCTACTTCTGGGATGGGAATTGGTATGGACCGTTTAATCATGTTCCTTACAAACAACCAATCTATTCAAGAAGTATTGTTTTTCCCTCAAATGCGACCAGAGAAAAAACAAGTAGACATGACAGAAGATGAAAAAGCAGTTTTTAATATTTTAAAAACAACATCTCCTATAGAATTAAACACCTTAAAAACAGAATCGCAATTAAGTAACAAAAAATGGGATAAAACCATAAAGGGATTAACTAAATTAGGCATAGCAAAAGTAGACAAAACAGACGAAGGTTTGTTTGTCAAACTCAACGACTAG
- a CDS encoding 1-aminocyclopropane-1-carboxylate deaminase/D-cysteine desulfhydrase, which yields MLFSSTAPNINNQSILLDSDYNISLSIKREDKIHPFVSGNKYRKLHYNILKAKAEGHTTLLTFGGAFSNHIAAVAYAGQISGFKTIGIIRGEELALETHLNPTLRFAEACGMTFKYVSRADFRLKETPEFIKGLDEVFGNFYLIPEGGTNNLAVQGCEHILTPQDSEFDYICCAVGTGGTISGLINSSKLNQTILGFPALKGDFLQNNISKFVTKTNWELITDYHFGGYAKITPDLVRFINAFKKKYTIPLDPVYTGKVLYGVMDLITQGYFPKQSKILVVHTGGLQGIAGMNTHLKRKKMPQII from the coding sequence ATGCTTTTTTCATCTACAGCCCCAAATATTAATAATCAGTCTATACTGTTAGATTCAGATTATAATATTAGTCTTTCTATAAAAAGAGAAGATAAAATTCATCCGTTTGTTAGTGGTAATAAATACAGAAAATTACATTATAACATTTTAAAAGCTAAAGCAGAAGGGCATACTACATTGTTAACTTTTGGAGGGGCGTTTTCTAATCATATTGCTGCGGTTGCATACGCTGGACAAATATCTGGTTTTAAAACAATTGGTATTATTCGTGGTGAAGAATTGGCTTTAGAAACGCATTTAAATCCTACGCTTAGATTTGCAGAAGCTTGTGGTATGACTTTTAAATATGTAAGTAGAGCAGATTTTAGACTTAAAGAAACTCCCGAATTTATAAAGGGTTTAGACGAGGTTTTTGGAAATTTTTATTTAATCCCAGAAGGTGGTACTAATAACCTGGCTGTACAAGGCTGTGAACATATTTTAACGCCACAAGATAGTGAATTCGATTATATTTGCTGTGCCGTAGGCACTGGAGGTACAATCTCGGGACTTATAAATAGCAGTAAATTAAATCAAACCATTTTAGGATTTCCTGCATTAAAAGGTGATTTTTTACAAAACAATATTAGTAAATTTGTAACCAAAACCAATTGGGAGCTAATAACAGATTATCATTTTGGAGGTTATGCAAAAATAACCCCTGACTTAGTAAGGTTTATAAATGCATTTAAAAAAAAATATACAATTCCGTTAGACCCTGTATATACAGGAAAAGTGCTTTATGGAGTTATGGATTTAATAACGCAAGGTTATTTTCCTAAACAATCTAAAATATTAGTTGTACATACTGGAGGTTTACAAGGTATTGCGGGTATGAACACCCATTTAAAAAGAAAGAAAATGCCTCAAATTATATAA